The genomic region TACCATCCGGTTTTGTCTAGATTGAATTGGAGCCAGGTAGGACCACTTGGACAGTAAAGTTATAAAAATGGCTAATGAAGTAATTTTGTTGGACTTTTGGCCTAGTCGATATGGGATGCGGGTCAGGATCGCTTTGGCCGAAAAAGGGGTGGAATATGAGTATAGAGATGAAGATTTTAATAACAAGAGTGAATTGCTCCTTAAGATGAATCCGGTTCACAAGAAAATCCCGGTTCTCGTTCATAACAACAAGCCGGTTTGTGAGTCCCTTAACATTGTTCAGTACATTGATGAGGTTTGGAGCCACACGAACCCGTTGTTGCCTTCTGATCCTTATGATCGAGCTCAAGCTCGCTTTTGGGCTGATTATGTTGACAAAAAGGTATTTTATTTTCTACCATTTTTCATTAGAAAACTAGAATTTTTTTAACAATAAGATGTTGAAAATTTGTCATAGTCTTAAAATATGGTTTTACAATAAGTTAAACATTTTATGAAAAATGAGATAATGCTATCTGATGATACTGCTTGAATATGACGCGTAATTTTGTACAGACATATGACGGGACAAAGAGGATATGGAAGTCAAAAGGCGAGGAACAAGAGGTCGCAAAGAAAGAATTCATAGAGCATTTGAAGGTGTTGGAGCAACAACTTGGAGACAAACCTTACTTTGGTGGCGACACATTTGGGTACGTTGATGTGTCGTTAATCCCGTTCTACACTTGGTTTCACATCTTGGAAAACGCCGGAAATTTCAAGTTTGAAGAGTCGAACCCGAAGATCATAGAGTGGGCTAAGAGGTGCGTGCAAAGGGAAAGTGTCGCTAAAACTCTACCAGATGAAAATAAGCTTTACGAGTTCATTCAAGAGTATAGAAAGTAGCTTGACATATGACGTTGAGTTACATTGTACTGTATATGTGTTGTGTTTTATTGTCGTTTCGTTTGTTATCCATTTCactctaataaaataaaaggaaataaGTGTGTGAGTATAAAATCGATTTTGAGACATTAATTATGAGCTTAAATTTTTGGTTGATATGATATCAGAGCCAATGTGATCAAAAGATCACAGATTCGAATTCCACCCCATCTCAATTCTAAAGTGGAATATTAGCAATAGATATGAGAAGGCCTACAGTTACATCCACAATTTAAGCCCAAAGTCCAGTCATGTAAAGGGTCTTGTTCGAGTATAACATCATCGATCTTGGACTTAAGTTAAAGAAAATAGTCTCTTAACAAATAAATCATGTTATATAGT from Silene latifolia isolate original U9 population chromosome 3, ASM4854445v1, whole genome shotgun sequence harbors:
- the LOC141645887 gene encoding glutathione S-transferase U19-like, with protein sequence MANEVILLDFWPSRYGMRVRIALAEKGVEYEYRDEDFNNKSELLLKMNPVHKKIPVLVHNNKPVCESLNIVQYIDEVWSHTNPLLPSDPYDRAQARFWADYVDKKTYDGTKRIWKSKGEEQEVAKKEFIEHLKVLEQQLGDKPYFGGDTFGYVDVSLIPFYTWFHILENAGNFKFEESNPKIIEWAKRCVQRESVAKTLPDENKLYEFIQEYRK